The Trichoderma asperellum chromosome 6, complete sequence region ACCTTTTTATGCTGAATTTTCCCAACCTGGCCCATGACGGCTTGTGCCCGTTGGGCTCGAGCAAGAATCTCCGCATACGAGCCCTTCTTCGGAGGAGCTTTAGGCTTGCTTGGATCAACGGGGGGTGGTGCTGGCGGCCTACTGGCAACTACTGGCCTAGCCGGTCGATTCGCAACATTGTTAGGCTTTGAAGGGATCGGCAGCGGTTTTGGCAGAGTAGAGGCCGCGGGTCGCTGTGGTAGTTTTGCAGGCTGTGCGAATAGACGCGGTGTCTTCGAGTCATTCCTTGTAAGATCATCATCGGCCTTTCGTTTGATAGAAGCGCTCTGCGGTCGTTGAACGGCCGGCGCAGGGTTGTCCGAGGACTTCCCGCCGCTGATTTGGGCTAGAAGATCTCCGATCTGGTCATCTAGATTAGCCACTGTACCTGTTGATGCCCAAAGGTGGCCAgaggggaggagaggaaaggaTAAGGCAACCCACCGGCATCGTGTCTATCGCGAGACTTCTAGTCCTTCAAAATCGAGATTATTCCAGCTAAATTTCTCACGTAGCCCTCCCAAATCGATTACACGCGGCGATGCATAGATAACGTCGCTCCTCGGCTCATCCAGCACAGAGGAAGCGAATCGGCGCGAAGCACGCTCCCCTCAAACCAACAGGCAAAAGCCTTTCGAGTGGCGCTTTCGGATCTGGATGCGTACCGTGCGGTTATGGAGGAGATGTCCTCAAAGGGGGAAATGAAAGATAATCGAATATAGCGATATTTGGCCAGCGAAGATGAAGGGAATAAAACGGGTATCTATAACAAACTACTACCATCAAGAGAAAAAGCGTTCAGAAAGAAAGGCTGGCTCATGCCGGCAGAGCTACGGCTAGAAAACAGGCTGACGCCACACGGCTTTGGAACAAGGCAAATGTCCACGTGATACCCTGATTATCTGTGGCGGTGCGATAAGGAGATGTGGCTGGACCCCACGCCCTAACGACGATCGTTTTCGGCTAGCAGCAATTTTAGCGCCCACAATGTAAAATGCCCTGCAACTTTCTATTTGTGGGAACTTTTTTTCCAAACTTTTGTTTCGACAACAAGCCATCAACCACCACCAGAACTCGAAGGCTTCAGTCTCCGCCCAACTTGCGGTTAAAGTGATTGATTTCTCGTGTTCCTCTTGAACCTCCTAAAGTGAGttgcctctctcttcatcgctgCGTCGATTGAATCAAACTTGATATCGGATATCACTGTCTGTTCCATCGAGTTTGCAGAATCCGCTGCTTTCCACATCCCCGCCGCCTTtggaaaaccaaaaaaaaaaaaaaaaaaaaaaatcgaagaTTTCTAacaattctttctttccagaAACTTTCAAAATGAAGCACCTCGCAGCTTACCTCCTGCTCACCCTCGGCGGCAACGCCTCCCCCTCTGCTGAGGACGTCAAGGCTGTCCTCAGCTCCGTCGGCATTGAGGCCGAGGATGAGCGTCTCGAGAAGCTCATCTCTGAGCTCTCTGGCAAGGACGTCAACGAGGTATGATTTTGACCCCAATGAAAATTTTCACACTGGCATAATCTAAcagtctctctcttctagCTGATCGCCGCTGGCTCTGAGAAGCTCGCTTCCGTTCCctctggcggtgctggcggtgctgctcccgctggtggcgctgctgccggtggcgctgccgccgctgaggctgttgaggagaaggaggaggagaaggaggagtcCGACGAGGATATGGGTTTCGGCCTTTTCGACTAAGCGACCTATTTCTAAACAGGATCCGCAAAGTTACGACCCTCTACGAATTTCGGAAAAGTTACGAGCATGTTGTGCGGTTAGCCTTTCATGGCTCTGGTGGCGTGGGAGGATTGACTGCTCATGGATGGCACGGTGGCTCTTATAGGCTGAACTGATAGGTCCAATCATGAAATTGACGACTtgccgttttttttttcgaatACCCGTTCTGCTCAAACTGTGTGACTGGTTCGAATGTGATTTTGCTCTGTAGTTGAGGTGAAAGCCATGCTAAGCTTTTCTCCTGCGTAGGAAATTTGGCTTACGTGAATTAAAGGGCTCCGTCTCTCGAGGCACCAAGTGGTTTTGTTAGTCTCAACTTGTGGAGTGTACTCTGTCCAAGTAAGCTGTTTGGACTACCCTACATGAAAGATTTTTCTGAA contains the following coding sequences:
- the ALTA5 gene encoding ribosomal protein P2 (SECRETED:SignalP(1-16)) → MKHLAAYLLLTLGGNASPSAEDVKAVLSSVGIEAEDERLEKLISELSGKDVNELIAAGSEKLASVPSGGAGGAAPAGGAAAGGAAAAEAVEEKEEEKEESDEDMGFGLFD